From Callospermophilus lateralis isolate mCalLat2 chromosome 5, mCalLat2.hap1, whole genome shotgun sequence, a single genomic window includes:
- the Mxd3 gene encoding max dimerization protein 3 isoform X3 has product MEPVASNIQVLLQAAEFLERREREAEHGYASLCPHRSPGPIHRRRKQHQQAPGALDSGRSVHNELEKRRRAQLKRCLEQLKQQMPLGTDCARYTTLNLLRRARMHIQKLEEQELRARRLKEKLRSKQRSLQRQLEQLRGLPVGERLRADSLDSSGLSSERSDSDQVLPDKNGGSHNHN; this is encoded by the exons ATGGAACCTGTGGCTAGCAACATCCAGGTCCTGCTGCAGGCGGCTGAGTTCCTGGAGCGCCGTGAGAGAG AGGCAGAGCATGGCTACGCGTCCCTGTGCCCGCATCGCAGTCCGGGCCCCATCCACAGGAGGAGGAAGCAACACCAGCAAGCTCCCGGAGCTCTGGACAGTGGGCG GTCTGTGCACAACGAGCTGGAGAAGCGTAG GAGGGCCCAGCTGAAGCGATGCCTGGAGCAGCTGAAGCAGCAGATGCCCCTGGGGACTGACTGTGCCCGATACACCACATTGAACCTGCTGCGTAGAGCCAGGATGCACATTCAG AAGCTAGAGGAACAGGAGCTGAGGGCTCGGCGGCTCAAGGAGAAGCTGCGCAGCAAACAGCGGAGCCTGCAGAGGCAGCTGGAGCAGCTCCGGGGGCTGCCAGTAGGTGAGAGGTTGCGAGCGGATAGCCTGGACTCTTCAGGCCTCTCTTCTGAGCGCTCGGACTCCGACCA GGTCTTGCCTGATAAAAATGGAGGAAGTCACAACCACAACTAG
- the Mxd3 gene encoding max dimerization protein 3 isoform X2, with the protein MEPVASNIQVLLQAAEFLERREREAEHGYASLCPHRSPGPIHRRRKQHQQAPGALDSGRRAQLKRCLEQLKQQMPLGTDCARYTTLNLLRRARMHIQKLEEQELRARRLKEKLRSKQRSLQRQLEQLRGLPVGERLRADSLDSSGLSSERSDSDQEELEVDVESLVFGGEAELLRGFSTGQEHSYSHSTCDWL; encoded by the exons ATGGAACCTGTGGCTAGCAACATCCAGGTCCTGCTGCAGGCGGCTGAGTTCCTGGAGCGCCGTGAGAGAG AGGCAGAGCATGGCTACGCGTCCCTGTGCCCGCATCGCAGTCCGGGCCCCATCCACAGGAGGAGGAAGCAACACCAGCAAGCTCCCGGAGCTCTGGACAGTGGGCG GAGGGCCCAGCTGAAGCGATGCCTGGAGCAGCTGAAGCAGCAGATGCCCCTGGGGACTGACTGTGCCCGATACACCACATTGAACCTGCTGCGTAGAGCCAGGATGCACATTCAG AAGCTAGAGGAACAGGAGCTGAGGGCTCGGCGGCTCAAGGAGAAGCTGCGCAGCAAACAGCGGAGCCTGCAGAGGCAGCTGGAGCAGCTCCGGGGGCTGCCAGTAGGTGAGAGGTTGCGAGCGGATAGCCTGGACTCTTCAGGCCTCTCTTCTGAGCGCTCGGACTCCGACCAAG AGGAGCTGGAGGTGGATGTGGAGAGCCTGGTGTTTGGGGGTGAGGCCGAGCTGCTGCGGGGCTTCAGCACAGGCCAGGAGCACAGCTACTCGCACAGCACCTGTGACTGGCTATGA
- the Mxd3 gene encoding max dimerization protein 3 isoform X1, with translation MEPVASNIQVLLQAAEFLERREREAEHGYASLCPHRSPGPIHRRRKQHQQAPGALDSGRSVHNELEKRRRAQLKRCLEQLKQQMPLGTDCARYTTLNLLRRARMHIQKLEEQELRARRLKEKLRSKQRSLQRQLEQLRGLPVGERLRADSLDSSGLSSERSDSDQEELEVDVESLVFGGEAELLRGFSTGQEHSYSHSTCDWL, from the exons ATGGAACCTGTGGCTAGCAACATCCAGGTCCTGCTGCAGGCGGCTGAGTTCCTGGAGCGCCGTGAGAGAG AGGCAGAGCATGGCTACGCGTCCCTGTGCCCGCATCGCAGTCCGGGCCCCATCCACAGGAGGAGGAAGCAACACCAGCAAGCTCCCGGAGCTCTGGACAGTGGGCG GTCTGTGCACAACGAGCTGGAGAAGCGTAG GAGGGCCCAGCTGAAGCGATGCCTGGAGCAGCTGAAGCAGCAGATGCCCCTGGGGACTGACTGTGCCCGATACACCACATTGAACCTGCTGCGTAGAGCCAGGATGCACATTCAG AAGCTAGAGGAACAGGAGCTGAGGGCTCGGCGGCTCAAGGAGAAGCTGCGCAGCAAACAGCGGAGCCTGCAGAGGCAGCTGGAGCAGCTCCGGGGGCTGCCAGTAGGTGAGAGGTTGCGAGCGGATAGCCTGGACTCTTCAGGCCTCTCTTCTGAGCGCTCGGACTCCGACCAAG AGGAGCTGGAGGTGGATGTGGAGAGCCTGGTGTTTGGGGGTGAGGCCGAGCTGCTGCGGGGCTTCAGCACAGGCCAGGAGCACAGCTACTCGCACAGCACCTGTGACTGGCTATGA